In the genome of Bacillus sp. S3, one region contains:
- a CDS encoding MupG family TIM beta-alpha barrel fold protein, giving the protein MIGISFYLNDPLAEERIALAGKMGVKRAFTSLHIPEESGDLAARAKKLLQTAKETGIEVYADVSLRTPAHLGLDSLFELKALGVMGLRLDDFFAHETILSLSKDFKLALNASILFEEDIRALLDGGLEAGQLLAWHNFYPRIETGLAELFFQTQNDLFARFGIPVCAYIPGDGEKRGPLFEGLPTLESHRGVDPYRAALELFSAGVEDVYIGDPEASAALFEKLIDFDRHRRVALRVEGFEEGEFRLRPDFSRDVLRLTDTRSAGAVVPENTWTRPFGTITRDNDRYGRYRGEVQITIRDLAADERVNVVGRVAEEDLPLLALLQPGQKVKLIQV; this is encoded by the coding sequence TTGATCGGGATTTCATTCTATCTAAATGATCCGTTAGCAGAAGAACGGATTGCACTGGCAGGAAAAATGGGTGTGAAGCGGGCGTTTACCTCGCTTCACATTCCCGAAGAGTCCGGAGATTTAGCAGCTCGAGCGAAAAAACTGCTGCAAACGGCAAAGGAAACTGGAATAGAAGTGTACGCGGATGTATCGCTGCGAACACCTGCCCATTTGGGATTGGATAGCTTGTTTGAGCTAAAAGCTTTAGGGGTAATGGGCTTGCGGTTGGATGATTTTTTTGCCCATGAAACGATTTTGTCCCTTTCGAAGGATTTCAAGCTAGCTTTGAATGCCAGTATTTTATTTGAAGAGGATATACGCGCCTTGCTTGATGGCGGTTTGGAGGCAGGTCAGCTGCTGGCCTGGCATAATTTCTATCCCCGGATTGAAACCGGATTAGCTGAACTCTTTTTTCAAACGCAGAATGACCTTTTTGCACGTTTTGGTATTCCGGTTTGTGCCTATATTCCAGGTGACGGAGAGAAACGCGGCCCGTTGTTCGAAGGGCTGCCGACACTGGAGAGCCATCGTGGTGTTGATCCATATAGAGCGGCGCTGGAACTGTTCTCGGCGGGAGTTGAAGATGTATATATCGGCGACCCGGAAGCAAGTGCAGCTCTTTTTGAAAAATTAATCGATTTTGACCGTCATCGGCGGGTTGCCCTTCGAGTGGAAGGATTCGAAGAGGGGGAGTTCCGGCTTCGTCCTGATTTTTCCCGTGACGTTCTTCGGCTGACGGATACGAGAAGTGCTGGGGCGGTGGTTCCTGAGAATACTTGGACACGTCCTTTTGGCACGATTACGAGAGACAATGACCGCTATGGCAGGTATCGCGGTGAAGTGCAGATTACGATTCGTGATCTAGCTGCCGATGAACGAGTGAATGTGGTCGGAAGGGTTGCAGAGGAGGATCTGCCGCTGCTTGCCCTCCTTCAGCCAGGTCAAAAAGTAAAACTCATACAGGTCTAA